The Pseudomonas protegens genome contains the following window.
GCAACAGCTCGGTTTCCAGCGGGAAGTAGACGATCTCGGCCACCCACAGGTCCGCCCGCAGCAGCTCCACGGGTACCGGCATGCCCGGCAGCTTGGCCATGCCCATGGGCGTGGTGTTCACCAGACCGTCGGCGCTGGCCAGGGTACTGGACAGGTCGCTGCCGGCCTTGGCCCGGCCGGCACCGAAGTGCTGGTTGAGATTGTCCGCCAGACTCTGCGCCCGCTGGTTTTCCACATCGAAAATGCTCAGGTGTTCCACGCCTTCACTGAGCAGGGCGTGGGCCACTGCCGCGCCGGCGCCGCCGGCGCCCATCTGCACCACGCGCCGTCTGGCCACCTCTGGCAGGCCACGGCGGAATCCTTCGGCAAACCCCAGGCAGTCGGTGTTGTGGCCGACCCGCTTGCCGTCCTTGAGGACCACGGTGTTGACCGCGCCAATCCCGCGAGCTTCCGGGGACAGTTCATCCAGCAGCGGCAGGATGCTCTGCTTGCAGGGGAAGGTGATGTTCAGCCCGGTGAAGTTCATCCGTTCGGCGGCTTGGAGCAGATCGGGCAGGGCGCTGCTGTCGAGCCCCAACTGGTCCAGGTCGATCAGCCGGTACAGGTAGCGCAGGTTTTGCGCGTCGCCTTCGTGTTCGTGCAGGGCCGGGGTGCGTGAAGCCTGGATGCCGGCACCGATCAGTCCGGCGAGTACGCCTGTATGGCCTGTCATAGACCTTGCTCCTTGAACCGCAGGCTGAAGTGTTCCAGCGCCAGGCGATAGCCGTGGCTGCCGAAGCCGCACATCACCGCCAGGGCGATGCCCGAGACAAAGGAGTGATGGCGGAAGGGTTCGCGGGCGTGGACGTTGGACAGGTGCACTTCGATCACCGGCAGCTCGCTGGCCACCAGCGCATCGCGGATCGCCACCGAGGTGTGGGTCCAGGCGGCGGGGTTGATCACGATGCCGGCGCAACGCCCGCGGGCGGCGTGGATCCAGTCCAGCAGCTCGCCTTCGTGGTTGGTCTGGCGAAACTCCACGGCCAGGCCGAATTCCTCGGCGGCACGGCCGCACAAGGCAGAGACATCGGCCAGGGTTTCGTGGCCGTAAGTCGCCGGTTCACGGGTGCCGAGCAGGTTCAGGTTCGGGCCGTTGAGCACCAGAACGATAGGACGCATGGGGGTAGATCTCCGTTGTTATTGTCAGCCTCGGGAGAAGGTACGAGGCGCTGGGGAGGTAAATTGTACTAACTGGTTAATTTGGTCAATTGATGGCCGAGAGCCTAGGCCAGGAAGCTTGATTAAGTGTTCGATAATCGAACGCTGTTATGGGCGATGGCCGTGGCAAGGCCTTGCCCGGCAATAAATGCTGAGGTGCCGGTCGATGTGCCCTTGACCCAGGCGTTGCTGGATCAAGCGATTGAACGCGGTGAAGCGCGTCATGACGCGGGTTTGTAAGTCAGCACCTTGAGCTATGCGGCCGGGTGCCTGTGCCTGGGCTTTGCCGATGGCAGTTCGATTCATCTGCCGGTGGACAACTATCCGGAGCTGGCGGCGCTGAGCGACACCCAGTTGCAGCAACTGCAGTTGGGCTTTGCCGCCACGGCGGTGTGCCATGAGGCCGTGGACCTGCAGGTGTCGATTGTCGGGCTGCTGTCTGCCAGCGAGCCGCTGATGAAGCTGGCGACCCAGTTGGTCGCCTCTCGCAACGGTCGGCAAAGCAGCGCGGCCAAGGCCCGGGCGGCACGTCAAAATGGCAAGAAAGGCGGCCGGCCGCGCAAGGTGGAGGTGCCGGCCTAGACGCCGGAGTGAGGCCGGTCGGTGCTGGAACCATTCGCTAATGAATACTGATATCAATTGAAAGTCATTCTCGTCTGACCTTAAGATGCCCGGCAATTTCCGTCATGTTCCAGGGAGTCGGTTTGTCGGACGTGGATCTCAAGGGACTGTTTCTCAAGCATGCCACTGCCTTGCGTGGGTATCTGGCGCGCAAGGTACGGGACCCGCAGTTGGCCGCTGATCTGGTGCAGGAGAGTTTCCTGCGGCTGGCCGAGCATCGGCGCGGCGAGCGTATCGACAACTCCCAGGGCTATCTCTACCGCACGGCGAATAACCTGCTGATCGACCATGTACGCCAGGAAGCGCGGCGCAAGACGCAGACCGTGCCCCATGAAGTGCTGGCCGACATCGAGGATGAGGCGGCCGGGCTGGAGGCTCAGGCGATGGCGCAGCAACAGCGCAAGGCACTGAAACAGGCGATCACCGAGCTGCCCCCGCGGACCCGGGAAATCTTTCGCCTGAACCGTATCGAAGGCCTGACCCACGCCGAGGTGGCGCGGCACCTGAACATTTCCGACAGCTCGGTGCAAAAGCACCTGGCCCGGGCACTGGCCTATGTGATGCAACGCCTGCAGGCTACCGACGGTCGGCCGGTCGACCAGTGAGTTACGGGAAAAGTCGCGGTCAGACGTCACTGCTTATATATAACGAGAAATCGAGATTCACACGTGAATAGCCAGGGTCCGCAAGAGCGCAGTATCACCGAGGCCGCCGCTGACTGGGCGGTGCGTTTGCACGCGGGAGGCCTGAGCGCCGTCGAGCAGGCGCAGCTTGCCCAGTGGCAGGCCGCCGACCCGCGTCACCCCCAGGCCCTGGTGTTCGCCCGGCAGACCTGGGACGCCCTGGGCGAGTTGCGCCTGGATCCGGAGCTGGCTGGCCCGGCGTCGTCACGGCGTCAGGCGGGAAGGCCGGCGACGGCGGCGCCTCGGCCGCGCCGCCGACGTCTGCTGCCACAAGTTGCCAGTGCGGCCATGTTGGTGCTGGTGGCTGCCCTGGGCTGGCTGCAAGGGCCGCAGGCACTGCTGTACCTGCAGGCCGACTACCTGACCGGCAAGGGCCAGGTGCGCAGCGTGCAACTGGCCGATGGCAGCACCGTGGAGCTGGATTCCGAGAGTGCCATTCGTCTGGATTTCAGCGATGAAAAACGCCAGATCCAGCTGCTGGCCGGCTCAGCGGTGTTTGACGTGGCGCCCATGGTCGGCGCGGAAAAGCGCCCCTTCATCGTGCACAGCGCCGGCGGCCAGACCCGGGCCCTGGGCACCCGTTTCGTGGTCGGCCGTGAGAGCGCTCAACAAGCCTGGGTCGGCGTGTTGCAGCACAGTGTCGCGGTGAGCCTGGAGGCTGCGGCGCAACGCGGTGCCTCCGAGCGGGTGCTGCAAGAGGGGCAGAGCGTGCGCTATGACCCGCAGTCGGGCGTGGTCGCCCTCGACGGGCTCGACCTGCAACGGGCCACCAGCTGGCGGCGCGGGGTGCTGGTGTTCGAGCGCCAGCCCCTGGGCCTGGTGGTGGAGCGCCTCAATCGCTATCGCCCCGGGCGCGTGGTGCTGACCAGCAGTGCCCTGGCTCAGCGGCAGGTCAGCGGTGTCTTTCGCCTGGACATGCTCGACGCCGCTCTGGTCACCCTGACCCAGGAGCTGCAGGTGCAACGTTTCGACCTGGCCGGCGTCAGCCTGATTTACTGAGGCCTGCGGGCCTCTTTCCCTATCCCTGAAAAATAATTGGAAAAAACCTTACTGAGTTTTCCGGCCTGGCACGTCTAGCTAATTGAGATGCATTCGCATAAACAAAAATAGCCAGCGCAGGGATCAGGGACATGAGGGTAGGCAGTCGCACTGGAGTTCACGCCGCAAGTCGGTTGGCCCTGGCCATCCACTTGGGCGTAGCAGGACTGTTGGCGGGAAGCGCTTCACTGCACGCGGCGGAACCTGTGGGCAGCGCCCCGCAGAGTGCCCGGCAGCAACGCGCGCTGGATTTCGATATTCCCGCCCAGGCCCTCGGCAGTGCGGTGCTGGTGTTTGCCGAGCGGGCCGGGGTGCAAGTGCTGTTCGACAGCCTGCGCCTGCATGGCTTGCACAGTTCGCCAGTCAAGGGGCGTTACGGCGCCGAGGACGGGCTGGCCCGCCTGCTGGGCAATGCCCCGGTGGCGTACCGCTTTACTGGTGAGCGCCAGGTGACCCTGAGCCGGGTGGAAGCCGCAAGTGATGGCGCCCTGGCCCTGGCCCCCACCACGGTTTTCGCCGACCTCGAAGGCCGCCAGAGCGACTGGGTCTACAACGCGCCGCGCTCGGTGAGCATGGTCGGCCGCGAGCAACTGGAGCGCAATCCACCGCGGCATGCCGCCGAGATGCTGGAGGAAACCTCCGGCGTGTACTCGGCCGTCAGCCAGCAGGACCCCGGCCTGTCGGTGAACATCCGCGGCCTGCAGGACTATGGCCGGGTCAACATGTCGGTGGACGGCATGCGCCAGAACTATCAGCAAAGCGGCCACCAGCAGCGCAACGGCACCCTCTACGTCGACCCCGAGCTGCTCTCCGAAGTGGTGGTGGAGAAGGGCGCGACCTCGACCATGGGCGGCGCCGGAGTGATCGGCGGAGTCGCCAATTTTCGCACCCTCGAAGCCCGCGACCTGCTCAAGCCCGGCCAGGAGATCGGTGGCCGGATCCGCCTGACCAGCGGCCTGGGCGGCCGCAGCAACGGCACCCATTTCATCGGCAGCTCGGCCTTTGCCATCGGCACCGACGCCTGGGACATGCTGCTGGCCGCCAGCGAACGGCACCTGGGCGACTACCAGCCGGGGACCCGTGGCGGCATCGGCGAA
Protein-coding sequences here:
- a CDS encoding shikimate dehydrogenase, which encodes MTGHTGVLAGLIGAGIQASRTPALHEHEGDAQNLRYLYRLIDLDQLGLDSSALPDLLQAAERMNFTGLNITFPCKQSILPLLDELSPEARGIGAVNTVVLKDGKRVGHNTDCLGFAEGFRRGLPEVARRRVVQMGAGGAGAAVAHALLSEGVEHLSIFDVENQRAQSLADNLNQHFGAGRAKAGSDLSSTLASADGLVNTTPMGMAKLPGMPVPVELLRADLWVAEIVYFPLETELLRNARALGCRTLDGGTMAVFQAVKAFELFSCQSANPQRMLAHFHSMNG
- the aroQ gene encoding type II 3-dehydroquinate dehydratase yields the protein MRPIVLVLNGPNLNLLGTREPATYGHETLADVSALCGRAAEEFGLAVEFRQTNHEGELLDWIHAARGRCAGIVINPAAWTHTSVAIRDALVASELPVIEVHLSNVHAREPFRHHSFVSGIALAVMCGFGSHGYRLALEHFSLRFKEQGL
- a CDS encoding DUF2442 domain-containing protein translates to MSYAAGCLCLGFADGSSIHLPVDNYPELAALSDTQLQQLQLGFAATAVCHEAVDLQVSIVGLLSASEPLMKLATQLVASRNGRQSSAAKARAARQNGKKGGRPRKVEVPA
- a CDS encoding RNA polymerase sigma factor is translated as MSDVDLKGLFLKHATALRGYLARKVRDPQLAADLVQESFLRLAEHRRGERIDNSQGYLYRTANNLLIDHVRQEARRKTQTVPHEVLADIEDEAAGLEAQAMAQQQRKALKQAITELPPRTREIFRLNRIEGLTHAEVARHLNISDSSVQKHLARALAYVMQRLQATDGRPVDQ
- a CDS encoding FecR family protein, whose product is MNSQGPQERSITEAAADWAVRLHAGGLSAVEQAQLAQWQAADPRHPQALVFARQTWDALGELRLDPELAGPASSRRQAGRPATAAPRPRRRRLLPQVASAAMLVLVAALGWLQGPQALLYLQADYLTGKGQVRSVQLADGSTVELDSESAIRLDFSDEKRQIQLLAGSAVFDVAPMVGAEKRPFIVHSAGGQTRALGTRFVVGRESAQQAWVGVLQHSVAVSLEAAAQRGASERVLQEGQSVRYDPQSGVVALDGLDLQRATSWRRGVLVFERQPLGLVVERLNRYRPGRVVLTSSALAQRQVSGVFRLDMLDAALVTLTQELQVQRFDLAGVSLIY